The sequence below is a genomic window from Phoenix dactylifera cultivar Barhee BC4 chromosome 16, palm_55x_up_171113_PBpolish2nd_filt_p, whole genome shotgun sequence.
AACAAAATACAATGCTGAAGCTATTAGTCTACAGCCAGTCTGAGTTGTTCATGTTGTGCTTAGTTTAGTAACTGCAGTTCCCCTGACATTCAACTGAATATATTTTTATTGGTGCTTCTAATACTTCTTATTAAATTGTATATCATTAGGCAGTAAGCCATAAGCTGGGTGCTTTGTAAACTAAAATTTTGTACTCCTTGTCTTGTTATGACCATGATCTATTTGATTATCGTTATTCCTAATGATGTTTAGAAAGTCTTTTCAGTCGCCTCTTGCATGTATATTCTGATGGCCgcaaataaaattttagaattttcttttttgtggtAATAATATTCCTTTGTTTACTTTACTATCTTTAGGATGAATGGTTGCATTTTCTTATTTGATAAATTCaaaatgaatttgaatttgatctgctttttttcctttttcgtgATACATCGCTCAGGTACTTGTTTATCATGAATGAAAATGAGTAATGGAAATTGATATATGAGGATTGTAAGCATGATCTAGAAACAGCCAGTCCTTACATTGCTTCAATTGTGCAACTGTTATGCAGAAAGAAATTCTCAGTTGGTATTTTTACTTATCTGGTTAATGGTGTTCTTGCTTTCAGGTCAGTGGAAAGAAGCAAGTCACCAGTGGCTGCAACCATTCTAACCCCAAATATACCATAGGCTTAGGTTGTGAAGCACATGGAGGCATATGGGAAGAAGCTTGCACCGGACAGAGATATGATGGAGATCATTTTCGCTCATTTTCTCCTGCAAGAACTGCAAAGAAGAATCTGAGTTCTCACCATACGATATTACCAGATCTTGTGGTTCAAGGtacaggaaagaaaaggaaagcaaaCCCAAAAGTGGATGGATCTCATCAGCTAGCAAAGCGAGCTCTGCCTAGAAAGGTAGATGCTATTCCTTTATCAAAAGATATGATGGGCGGGAATTGCCAGCATATATCCAATAAAGACAGAACAATTAAATTTTCTAAGATGGGTGTTCAGAAGGGGACAAACAAACATGCTATGCATTCATCTTCCATACCATTGCAAATTACTAAAGAGAATAATGAGTGCTCCATTGCTAGTTGTAGTGGTAACAACTTGCCAGAATATATTAATGAGAATACCAGAAAAAATGCTATAGAAATTCCCGATAGTTTGTTTGATGATGCCATGTCTTCATGTCCATCCAAAACTGGGAAAAAGAACCACCCTGTTTCTGAAGATGAATTAGCTGCAAGCATCCATGAATTAGAGCTGCATGCATATCAATCTACGGTGCAGGCTTTTTATGCTTCGGGTCCTTTAAGTTGGGAGCAGGAATCACTTTTAACAAATCTTCGTCTATCTCTTCATATTTCAAATGAAGAACATTTACATCAGTTGAGGCACCTGTTGTCTGCTTAAATTTTTTGATTCCAGCGTAATGATCCTTATCTTTCAACAAGGTCAGGAATTTTAGAAATTTCTCTAACCTCTTTGAGGATCATTTCCGAATGTACTTTGTAAATTGTTCTGCTTTGTAGTTAATGTAAGATTGGTTATAATGGTTAGAAATTTTGTGAACTAGGAACTTCCCAGACTGTATCGTTGTTAGCCTTTTGACATCATGTATGTAATTGCTGCCAAAGTAATTAAACTGCTTCTTGCAATCTTTCAGAACTCTGTGCTTCTACTTGAACTTGATGACTGATTATTTGTAATGCTCAAGCAATTCATCTTATCATTGAAGTACCTTTTCAGTTGATTATTATAAAGTTGCTTCTGCCAACAAGCTACTTACAGCTTCACCTATCAAATTGAGTGAAGCAACTGCATTAATGAAAGCTATGCTAATTTGAAGGAAAGTATTTTAAACTGCTTGAGCATAAGAAGCAATGCTAGTCTTgcatttcttaaaatttttaggAATACGTGAACTTCAGATATTTTCAAAGTGCATGCGAGACTTACTGTTTTTTGTTAATCTAAATAGAGTTTCAGCTATTTATTACACATAATAAAAGATGTTTTTCCTTAATACACTGATAGATTAAACATCATTGCAGCTTATCTTTTATACTTTCTGCAAGGATTTCACAACTTCAGAATTATTTTATACTTACCAATAATTCCAACGTCTTCTGACACACTAGTAATTTTATTGAAGATTGACAATTGTATTTTAGTGAGTTCTACTATGGTCAATACTTTTGATTTTGCGTATTTGAAGAAGGCAAGTATTAGAACCAATCATTTATGTTGTTTATATTGGTGATGTAACATGTTAATATGATTCAAGTGCTAGTTGCTAGCTGAGCAAAATGAATAGGACAAGGCTTAGGAGAGGAAGTGTGCTGCTAAGAAGAAGATAATTTTCTTTCTGAGAGAATTTAGGTTGCTTTAATACAGTTGGATGATGAAAATGAGCAAATCTAATGCTTCTGATAATCACTCATCTTTCTGACATAAAAGCTGTAACACATTGCCCTCCACCAGGATATTTTCCATTCTTTCATGAGAGGGTCTGGTACCATACTGGGTGTCTATAACTCTGCCACCATATCTAGATGTCTACTAAATGTTTTCTGAGCAAAATCTCTACTAAATGTGTAGTTGAAGAAAAGTCTGAGACAAGTGACAAACGCTTGCTAGAATTAGTTTGACATTTGTTAGGAAGTTGTTCAGGCTGTTTTCTTACTCAGGCAATCAATTGAAAAATTTGAAGCATGGAGGTTCTGTATGGTTCATAATACTATGGAGAACACATAAAGAGAACTGTGGAAGATACTTGATTGAGAGATGTGCTGCGAACCACAATAACAAGTGTACCAAACGTGAGGATCAAACCATCTCTCATTTGGTCCCTCAAAATTTTCAAAGTACTGCAATAATGCTGAAGAATTTAATACTAATGATGCAAGAGTAAAAAGAATTGTTAGAAGTAGCAACAAAAATGGAAAATGGAATAACTTCCAGGCTGCCCAACAGCAGTAGATATAATGCTTCACCAAATAGATCGATCTCTTTCTTTCAATTAGCATCAAAGAGCTTTCAGATGCAGCTGGAATTCCTCAAATCAGAGTTTGGATGGCAACAGGTTTGTGGTGCTGAATTCTGCTTTATGACCAACTCTAGTAGTAGCTTGGTGCAATAATAGCTTGGCTTACGACGAAGTTGCTGTTTCAAGCTGTTTGACTGGTGCATGCCTTCAACCCACATAAATTTGGTGACAGGTTTTAATGTTATTTAAGATAAAGTGTCAAGCAGGAATAATTTGATGTTCCTCTAAAGGGTCCATGTGTGTCCAAGTTCTATTTTCTCTTTACCTTGCAAGCTTTACCTAAGGAACATTAGCCTAGCTTTGTCTATTATATTGAATGAAGTTTTTTAGCTGTCTTTTGAGGGGAATATTGGAGTGTTCTCTATTCATATCTCCCTTTCAAGAAGAGAGGTGTTTATTAGTCTACTCATCAGACTCTTTAGCCTGTGTTCATTATTTTCTGTTTGTGAGGTTTAAGAAACTATGGGTATATTTCGTCATTTTTGTGGATAGGAGCTTTATTTGTGCATCTGAAAGCAGGACTGCAACACTTTTT
It includes:
- the LOC103716167 gene encoding uncharacterized protein LOC103716167 isoform X1, whose amino-acid sequence is MRFKEGNKLEVMRRNQDHYGSWFPAKILSIHGDKYCVRFELLLTAKGKPVVERIREEDVRPCPPLVHGKERWNVGDIAEVFDLHSWRVGKVAKVLNNNHVVIRLFGSIQLREFHVSSLRVRQAWQNNQWVVIGKVSGKKQVTSGCNHSNPKYTIGLGCEAHGGIWEEACTGQRYDGDHFRSFSPARTAKKNLSSHHTILPDLVVQGTGKKRKANPKVDGSHQLAKRALPRKVDAIPLSKDMMGGNCQHISNKDRTIKFSKMGVQKGTNKHAMHSSSIPLQITKENNECSIASCSGNNLPEYINENTRKNAIEIPDSLFDDAMSSCPSKTGKKNHPVSEDELAASIHELELHAYQSTVQAFYASGPLSWEQESLLTNLRLSLHISNEEHLHQLRHLLSA